One genomic window of Eggerthella timonensis includes the following:
- the rpsJ gene encoding 30S ribosomal protein S10 yields the protein MANQKIRIRLKGYDHEIVDQSTKLIVDTAQKTGAKVSGPIPLPTERNLYCVVKGPHVDKDSREQFEMRTHKRLIDILEPTPNTVDSLMRLDLPAGVDIEIKL from the coding sequence AAGGGGTACGATCATGAGATCGTGGACCAGTCCACGAAGCTCATCGTCGATACCGCGCAGAAGACGGGTGCCAAAGTGTCCGGTCCCATTCCGCTGCCGACGGAGCGCAACCTGTACTGCGTCGTCAAGGGCCCGCACGTCGACAAGGATTCGCGCGAGCAGTTCGAGATGCGCACGCACAAGCGTCTCATCGACATCCTGGAGCCGACCCCGAACACGGTCGATTCCCTGATGCGCCTCGATCTCCCTGCCGGCGTCGACATCGAGATCAAGCTGTAA